Proteins co-encoded in one Muntiacus reevesi chromosome 13, mMunRee1.1, whole genome shotgun sequence genomic window:
- the RTL10 gene encoding LOW QUALITY PROTEIN: protein Bop (The sequence of the model RefSeq protein was modified relative to this genomic sequence to represent the inferred CDS: inserted 6 bases in 3 codons; substituted 2 bases at 2 genomic stop codons) encodes WPAAFGPIGSPGLSCGGRSQLPAQHLPGAPLFSRLCLCVRCSGLLSGPLSSCPPWLARQVLSTPSRPRHRWQGPRCPVQWQPAAHTQPWQQMHGASPGVVDAPPVDPWIERSYCGDPVCVXTTVEQMSSVSSVLCCRQGCPCVPGSVPDAFDXAPWLPDRFLAQLDSYLTSRFEHHRDNLRRLTGXAXVWAAPCLHVDWVQPXGLYPQDLEEVIQAPDGPAKCHAAVPWALPPALSRPSVAPRLPVVRVLT; translated from the exons TGGCCTGCAGCTTTCGGTCCCATCGGCTCTCCTGGGCTCTCCTGTGGCGGTCGCAGTCAGCTGCCCGCTCAGCACTTGCCTGGAGCGCCCCTCTTCAGCCGCCTCTGCCTGTGCGTCCGTTGCTCCGGCCTGCTCTCCGGGCCCCTCTCCTCGTGCCCTCCCTGGCTGGCGCGGCAGGTCCTGTCCACTCCCAGCAGGCCTCGTCACCGGTGGCAGGGCCCTCGCTGTCCTGTCCAGTGGCAGCCAGCTGCGCACACACAACCCTGGCAGCAGATGCACGGGGCCTCTCCTGGGGTCGTGGACGCCCCCCCAGTGGATCCCTGGATTGAGCGCTCCTACTGTGGGGACCCCGTGTGTGT CACTACTGTGGAGCAGATGAGCTCAGTGAGCTCGGTGCTGTGTTGCAGACAGGGCTGCCCCTGCGTGCCGGGCTCGGTCCCGGACGCCTTCGA AGCGCCTTGGCTGCCGGACCGATTCCTGGCGCAGCTGGACAGTTACCTGACCTCCCGCTTCGAGCACCACCGGGACAACCTCAGGCGCCTAACAGGCTGAGCCTGAGTGTGGGCAGCCCCCTGCCTCCATGTGGACTGGGTACAACC TGGGCTTTATCCCCAGGATCTTGAGGAGGTTATTCAAGCCCCAGACGGCCCTGCCAAGTGCCATGCAGCAGTGCCCTGGGCTTTGCCTCCAGCCTTGAGCCGGCCATCGGTGGCCCCACGGCTGCCCGTGGTGAGAGTGCTCACCTAG